The nucleotide window GCTTAAACCTGCCCCTTAGTTCTATGTCAATGTGGGAGTTTGCCATCAGCCCCATCCTGCCTTTCAGGTATTATCCATATACTCTCTTTTTTCAAAGACACTGCAATCTTTTTGCCTTTGCTGAGTTTAAGTTTTCTATATACAAAATTCGGAATTTCTATCTTAAACGTTGCATCCCTGTCTTTCACCTTAAGGTATATGGTATAGCTGTCCCCTTTCCCAAGGGTCGTCAGAACCTCGCCTTCCAGTATATTATCCTGAACCTGTTTATCTATCGGTTTATCGGGTCTTATAATCATAATCTCTTCAGGCCTTATTCCGAATGTTATTTTTTCTCCAATAACGAGCTGGGCATCTTCAGGATGTATAAATGCCTTAACCTCTCCAATATCAGGGTTTTCTATTGTAACTGTTATACCATTCAAAGAAATAACTTTACCGCTGAACATATTCCTTGCGCCCAGAAATTTTGCAACGTTTTTTGTCTTAGGCTTATAAAAGACATCTTCCCTTGCGCCGAACTGCTCAAGTCTGCCGTTGTTTATTATCGCAATCTTTTCACCCATGACAAACGCCTCTTCAAGGTCATGGGTGACAAAGAGCGTTGTTATCGGGTATCTCTGGTGTATCATCAAAAGGTCAGCCCTTAATTTTTCCCTGACCTGATAATCAAGGGCTGAAAACGGCTCATCGAGGAGGAGTATTCTGGGTTCTGTTGCAATGGTCCTTGCAAGCGCCGTCCTCTGCCTCTGTCCGCCTGACAACTCCTTTGGAAATCTGTCCTGAAATCCGCCAAGCCTCATAAGAAGAAGAAGCCCTTCAACCTTTGCCTTTATTTTATTTTTGGGCAGATGGCTTATGCCGTAGGCGATATTTTCAAAAACAGTCATATGCGGAAAAAGGGCATAGTCCTGAAACACAAAACCTATCCTTCTGTCCTTTATCGGAATGTCTATTCCTGCTCTGGAATTAAAAACCTCTGTATCGTCAATCCTGACAAAACCTTCGTCAGGTCTTATAATGCCTGAGAGCATATTTAAGAGAAGACTCTTTCCTGCGCCCGACGGCCCGAACAGGACAGCCATATTTTCTTCAGTAGAAAATCCAAGGTCAATTGAAAAACCATGGAAATGTCTTTTAAGATGAAAGGAAAGTGACATGTCGCTTCGCTCCATTGCAAAATGCAAAGTGAAGATTGAAAAACTAATCCGCATTTTGCAATTTACAATCTTCAATTTGCAATGAACTAATACTTGCCTCTGGTAAACCGGTTTACAAAATAAATCACCGAAAATGAGAATAAAGTTATAATTCCTACAAGGAGATTTGCCGTCGCTGTATCTCCCATCTGCACTGCATCATATATGCCAACCGGCAATGTTTGTGTCACGCCAGGGATGTTTCCGGCAATCATAAGGGTTGCGCCGAATTCACCGGTTGCCCTGGCAAATGCAATTATGCCGCCTGCAACAATCCCCCTCCATGCCAAGGGGATTGTTATGGTTTT belongs to Deltaproteobacteria bacterium and includes:
- a CDS encoding ABC transporter ATP-binding protein, whose translation is MERSDMSLSFHLKRHFHGFSIDLGFSTEENMAVLFGPSGAGKSLLLNMLSGIIRPDEGFVRIDDTEVFNSRAGIDIPIKDRRIGFVFQDYALFPHMTVFENIAYGISHLPKNKIKAKVEGLLLLMRLGGFQDRFPKELSGGQRQRTALARTIATEPRILLLDEPFSALDYQVREKLRADLLMIHQRYPITTLFVTHDLEEAFVMGEKIAIINNGRLEQFGAREDVFYKPKTKNVAKFLGARNMFSGKVISLNGITVTIENPDIGEVKAFIHPEDAQLVIGEKITFGIRPEEIMIIRPDKPIDKQVQDNILEGEVLTTLGKGDSYTIYLKVKDRDATFKIEIPNFVYRKLKLSKGKKIAVSLKKESIWIIPERQDGADGKLPH